From one Mytilus trossulus isolate FHL-02 chromosome 10, PNRI_Mtr1.1.1.hap1, whole genome shotgun sequence genomic stretch:
- the LOC134687936 gene encoding uncharacterized protein LOC134687936: MNLFLEAGADLQIQNYRGETALHRVIRNISSNSNCEKEDENIKFLVRAGAEVNAKDVYGRVPISLARDLSSVKTLLEMKADVNIRNKFGQTPIFTHLLDPDSNLEVIELLLQNNADVNILDNHQSSVLHYIAFECNGLEFVPLLNKFGVKVCTDKLDHLPCDISLYCGHKKGFDALCQCDKKHHQVDIFDLENKVINMNERQTDILSNVSNIKDPFSKYQMHLKSELLSLTDIGCVSLNKEGQMIRVFVNELISKICLEMSCRDKMLTNTVMESGSIRENTKVGIPNEFDFVCVLEKFGQICEVDEVKTNSDHKFAYLKLKEDLKHEEIIHLFDEKGYLDNYAIWEKCGMMIDISLLNYELFNIPNVYFDGQRIQKNESMLDPTFTFSIVWHGCYYKELEIDIDLVLACRIKGWWPHKTELHHLPNNIQNNIKDQGALLMFQSELMGKSFYVADSKFRISAMDAETQYMNCVSNLARDAYIISKIMCDSRICPSVHVDESQDQDCDSQQFNDIDIECMSKHWNIADSEDSCQSD, encoded by the exons ATGAATTTATTTCTAGAAGCAGGCGCGGAcctacaaatacaaaattacagAGGTGAAACTGCTTTGCACCGGGTCATCcgaaatatttcatcaaatagcAATTGCGAAAAAGAGGACGAGAATATTAAATTTCTTGTCAGAGCAGGAGCAGAAGTTAATGCGAAAGATGTTTACGGTCGAGTACCAATTTCATTAGCACGTGATTTAAGTAGTGTGAAGACACTTTTAGAAATGAAGGCCGATGTCAACATTCGTAATAAATTTGGACAGACGCCAATCTTTACACATCTATTGGACCCAGACTCAAATTTAGAAGTGATAGAATTGCTTTTACAAAACAATGCAGACGTTAATATTCTAGATAACCACCAGAGCAGTGTTTTGCATTATATTGCATTTGAGTGCAATGGTCTTGAATTCGTTCCTCTCCTAAATAAATTTGGAGTGAAAGTTTGTACTGATAAACTTGATCATTTGCCATGCGATATTTCCTTGTATTGCGGTCATAAGAAAGGTTTTGATGCTTTATGTCAGTGTGACAAAAAACACCATCAAGTGGATATATTTGATCTTGAAAACAAAGTTATCAACATGAATGAAAGACAAACAGATATCTTATCAAACGTTTCCAATATTAAAGATCCTTTCAGCAAATaccaaatgcatttgaagtctgAACTATTAAGTTTAACAGACATAGGCTGTGTATCTTTAAACAAGGAAGGACAAATGATTCGAGTTTTTGTAAATGAGTTGATTTCGAAAATTTGTCTTGAGATGTCTTGTCGTGATAAAATGCTAACAAATACTGTAATGGAATCGGGAAGCATAAGAGAAAATACCAAAGTAGGAATACCTaatgaatttgattttgtttgcgTTCTAGAGAAATTTGGACAAATTTGTGAAGTCGATGAAGTAAAAACCAATTCTGACCATAAATTCGCATATTTAAAACTCAAAGAAGATTTAAAACACGAAGAAATTATTCATCTGTTTGATGAAAAAGGTTATCTCGACAATTATGCAATATGGGAGAAATGCGGAATGATGATAGACATTTCCTTGTTGAACTATGAATTATTTAATATCCCAAACGTGTACTTTGATGGacaaagaatacagaaaaacgAATCTATGCTAGACCCGACATTCACCTTCAGCATAGTGTGGCATGGCTGTTACTACAAAGAGCTAGAAATAGACATAGACCTTGTGTTAGCATGCAGAATAAAAGGTTGGTGGCCACATAAAACTGAGCTACACCATCTTccaaataatatacaaaacaacataaaagaTCAAGGAGCTTTGTTAATGTTTCAATCAGAGTTAATGGGAAAGTCGTTCTACGTAGCTGATTCAAAATTTCGAATATCTGCGATGGATGCAGAGACACAGTATATGAATTGTGTGTCTAATCTTGCACGTGATGCTTACATCATCTCAAAAATCATGTGCGATTCTCGAATATGTCCCAGTGTACATGTTGATGAATCACAAGACCAGGATT GTGATTCACAGCAGTTTAATGATATTGATATCGAATGCATGTCTAAACACTGGAATATTGCTGACTCAGAAGATTCATGTCAGTCagattaa